The genomic interval CACTACTGGCAGTGACGAATACACAGGGCTGGCCGACGCTCCCATCGTTTTTCGATTTGTCGCACTCTCGCCTGTCTTGAGTCAATCAGTCTTACTGCTACCAAATTTCGACGACGACCACACTGCAACCATCGACGTGGCCACTTCAGGGAGTCTGTTTACCCGTGCCTATCACGACACATCCCGCATGGATATTCCCACTGACCGACTGCTCATCATGGTGATCGTCGCAACCGGATTCGCGGTCCTCATCGGCGGCTGGGCCGGTGGACTCGTCCACGCAGAGGCGACCGGCCTCGAGGAACTCGGCTTGCGCGTCGGCTTAGGCGTCGTCTTCTTTGCCATCTTGCTTGGTGTGTGGTATCAGTTCAGCCGTGTTGATGAGGACTCGAGTTAGGAGTTTTTGCTTCTCGTTTTCTCCTCGAGAGTGATGTAACCGGCTGATGCATGAAAATAGTACAACAACCAATTGCAAGTCCGGGTCGGAGGGATTTGAACCACGGTCGCAGCGGAGCTGCTCCCTGATTCAAATCCTCCGAATTACATACCTGACGCTCACGGATTTGTGAGCGTCAGAGGTATGGGGTCGGAGGGATTTGAACCCCCGATCGACTGATATCTCCGGTGCGCCTCGGAACTCCAGAGGGTCATCACACGGACACTGATCAGGTGTCCGATCAGTATATCAGTCTGGAGTGTCGTCCCGGGCGCGGTGCCTCTGGAGTCAGTCGCCATCCCTGGCTTGGCCACGACCCCGCGAGCATACGTTGGGGGATCCGCCCTAAAGTGGTTTCGATTCGAGCCGTTACAACCAAGGAGCGCGTTCTTCGGTGTCGCTCGAGTCCTCGCCGGAAGACGATCGCTTGTCACCGCCGCTGCGAGTGTCGCCGTCGTCAGCGTCACTCGAGTTGCTCGGCCGTGTTGGACCGAAAGCCCCGCCATCGGTGAGTGGTCCGGTGCCGACTGCAGGTGCGAACGAATCAGAATCGTCGTCTTCCGAGTCGCCACCGCGCTCGAGTGGGAGGTCGAGTGCGAACAGGCCGGCGACGACGAGCGCGGCGAGTGGGGCCTGACCGAACGTGTCGGCGACCAGCGCGATGGGGAGCAAGCCCAGCGCAACAGCGCTGCCGAATCGGAAGCGGTCGAGGTCCATGTACTCGCGCAGGTACGGGCCGGTGAGGGCAATACCGAGCGCGAATGCGACGCCGACGGTCGCAGAGAGCGTCGCGTTCATCACGAGCGCGGGGTCGTCCATGAGGACGAACGCCATTCCGTTCGGATCGAGACTCGCGACCAGTCCGAGGCTAATGATGACGGCGGGACCGGGGAGATACTCGCCGATGGTCGCACTCGCGGTTTTGGCGGCGATTGCGAGGATCACCAGTGCGGCGAAGCGCTCGAAGATAACGATATCGAGGACGCTCTCGATTGCCGGCGCGAGCGCGGCCTGTATGGCCGCAAGCAGTATGAGCGGAATCCCGACTAACAGGACAATCGTCGCCTGCTCGCGAGGCGTACCGCTCATCTCTGCGAGAATCACGGCAACGGTTGCACTGCCACCGAAGATGAGCAGTCCAACCTGGATTGCACCCATTGGACTGTCGAGTGCGCCTGCGAGGATCAACGCTGGGAAGACGCCGTCGATCAGCGGGAGCATCATCACCAGCGCCAGCAACCGCGTGTCACCACCGACTAACCGCTCGAGGCGGAGGGCAATCGGGTGTTGAGAGGTACTCATTGGTCAGGGAGAGTGGCCATGACCCGAGGCCCGTGGGTAATAGGGTGGACGATGCCGTAACTGGTGAGAACGCACCCAGTTCGTCCGGTTGTGGCCTCGTGCTGTGAGTTTGCGTTTGCGATTCCCGAATGTAAACGTAAAGGCGGAGTCACTGCTC from Natronolimnobius sp. AArcel1 carries:
- a CDS encoding DUF5794 domain-containing protein yields the protein MSTSQHPIALRLERLVGGDTRLLALVMMLPLIDGVFPALILAGALDSPMGAIQVGLLIFGGSATVAVILAEMSGTPREQATIVLLVGIPLILLAAIQAALAPAIESVLDIVIFERFAALVILAIAAKTASATIGEYLPGPAVIISLGLVASLDPNGMAFVLMDDPALVMNATLSATVGVAFALGIALTGPYLREYMDLDRFRFGSAVALGLLPIALVADTFGQAPLAALVVAGLFALDLPLERGGDSEDDDSDSFAPAVGTGPLTDGGAFGPTRPSNSSDADDGDTRSGGDKRSSSGEDSSDTEERAPWL